A DNA window from Acetobacter aceti NBRC 14818 contains the following coding sequences:
- a CDS encoding alpha-keto acid decarboxylase family protein produces the protein MTKPYTVGHYLSERLGQIGLKDHFAVAGDFNLVLLDQLLEEGSTKQLYSCNELNCGYTAEGYARANGAAALVVTFNVGALSAINAIGSAYAESLPVIFVSGGPNTNDQGSGHILHHTIGNSNYGYQAEMFRQVTCATEVILSAENAPAQIDHAIRTALRMRKPCYIEIPCNLASAECVRPGPVGALLAETTPDKVSLDAAVKAACTFIETRKNIVILVGSRVRTLGSLEPIVALADRIGCAVTVMAAAKSFFPEGHKAFRGVYWGEVSSPGAQELVEKADGVICLAPIFNDYATVGWQSKPPASQALIADLVEVTVDGKSFAGFHLGAFIAALSEKAPSRPATVENTTYTPVKIPETAPTVPLTNDEMARQINAMIDGNTTITAETGDSWFNAVRMHLPSGARVETEMQWGSIGWSVPAALGNAIGSPDRQHLLMVGDGSFQLTAQEVAQMIRYEVPVTVFLVNNRGYVIEIKIHDGPYNYIKNWDYAGLIKAFNAEDGHGLGLHARTGAELADAIAKAKANKKGPTFIECHIATEDCTDTLVQWGKKVAKANSRPPQKN, from the coding sequence ATGACCAAGCCATATACTGTCGGCCATTATCTTTCCGAGCGTCTGGGCCAGATCGGCCTGAAGGACCATTTTGCGGTTGCTGGCGACTTCAACCTCGTCCTGCTCGACCAGCTTCTGGAAGAAGGCTCAACCAAGCAGCTTTACAGCTGTAACGAGCTGAACTGCGGTTACACCGCTGAGGGTTATGCCCGCGCCAATGGCGCCGCGGCCTTGGTTGTCACCTTCAATGTCGGCGCCCTGTCAGCCATCAATGCCATCGGTTCCGCCTATGCCGAGAGCCTGCCGGTGATCTTCGTGTCCGGTGGACCGAACACCAATGATCAGGGTTCAGGTCATATCCTGCATCACACGATCGGCAATTCGAACTACGGCTATCAGGCCGAGATGTTCCGTCAGGTCACCTGCGCCACGGAAGTCATTCTCTCTGCCGAGAACGCTCCGGCCCAGATCGACCACGCGATCCGTACGGCCCTGCGTATGCGCAAGCCCTGCTATATCGAGATCCCCTGCAACCTGGCGTCTGCCGAGTGCGTCCGCCCGGGTCCGGTTGGTGCGCTGCTGGCGGAAACAACGCCTGACAAGGTCAGCCTTGACGCTGCCGTAAAAGCCGCCTGCACGTTTATCGAAACGCGCAAGAACATCGTTATCCTCGTCGGTAGCCGCGTGCGCACGCTGGGCTCGCTTGAGCCGATCGTGGCGCTTGCGGATCGCATTGGTTGCGCCGTGACGGTGATGGCCGCCGCGAAGAGCTTCTTCCCTGAAGGGCACAAGGCGTTCCGTGGCGTTTACTGGGGTGAAGTCAGCTCTCCTGGCGCGCAGGAACTGGTCGAAAAGGCCGATGGCGTAATCTGCCTTGCTCCGATCTTCAACGACTACGCAACGGTCGGCTGGCAGTCCAAGCCGCCTGCCTCACAGGCCCTGATTGCTGATCTCGTAGAAGTGACGGTGGACGGCAAGAGCTTCGCCGGCTTCCACCTTGGTGCCTTCATCGCCGCCCTGAGCGAGAAGGCTCCGAGCCGTCCGGCTACGGTAGAAAACACGACCTACACACCGGTCAAGATTCCGGAAACTGCTCCGACTGTGCCGCTGACCAACGATGAAATGGCGCGTCAGATCAACGCCATGATTGATGGAAACACCACAATCACGGCCGAGACGGGTGACAGCTGGTTCAACGCTGTTCGCATGCATCTGCCGAGCGGCGCTCGCGTCGAGACGGAAATGCAGTGGGGTTCCATCGGCTGGTCGGTGCCAGCAGCTCTCGGTAACGCCATCGGTTCGCCTGACCGTCAGCACCTCCTGATGGTTGGTGATGGTTCCTTCCAGCTCACTGCGCAGGAAGTGGCGCAGATGATCCGCTACGAAGTGCCGGTCACCGTGTTCCTTGTGAACAACCGTGGTTACGTCATCGAGATCAAGATCCATGACGGCCCATACAACTACATCAAGAACTGGGACTATGCCGGTCTCATCAAGGCGTTCAACGCCGAGGACGGTCATGGTCTGGGTCTGCATGCCCGCACCGGCGCAGAACTGGCTGACGCCATTGCGAAGGCCAAGGCTAACAAGAAGGGTCCGACCTTCATCGAGTGCCATATCGCGACTGAAGACTGCACCGATACACTGGTCCAGTGGGGCAAGAAGGTTGCCAAGGCCAACAGTCGTCCGCCTCAGAAAAACTGA
- a CDS encoding (Fe-S)-binding protein: MRVGLFVPCYVDAFHPEVGQATLELLERFGCEVEYPFDQTCCGQPMTNTGCHKESKATEELFVRNFKDYDYIVAPSGSCVNHIRNNFDAVAQTDDVKHVREHTYELVEFLHDVLKVDGFPWAEFPHKVALHNNCNALRGLNIASMTELREKTFSKPRDLLGMVKGLELVDITRPDECCGFGGTFSVFEEATSARMGQDKARDQAKSGAEYVTSSDSSCMMHQEGCAKRLGLPTKYIHISQILNGERV, translated from the coding sequence ATGCGAGTTGGGTTGTTTGTTCCGTGTTACGTTGATGCGTTTCACCCCGAGGTGGGGCAGGCGACGCTCGAGTTGCTGGAGCGCTTCGGCTGCGAAGTTGAATATCCGTTTGACCAGACCTGCTGCGGTCAGCCGATGACCAACACGGGCTGTCACAAGGAATCAAAAGCGACGGAGGAACTCTTCGTTCGTAACTTCAAGGATTATGATTATATCGTTGCGCCGTCCGGCAGCTGCGTGAACCACATCCGCAATAACTTCGACGCCGTTGCACAGACCGATGATGTGAAGCACGTTCGCGAGCACACATACGAACTGGTCGAGTTTCTGCATGACGTGCTGAAAGTGGACGGTTTTCCGTGGGCTGAATTTCCGCACAAGGTGGCGCTGCACAATAACTGCAACGCCCTGCGCGGCCTCAATATCGCCAGCATGACGGAACTCCGCGAGAAGACATTCTCCAAGCCACGTGATCTGCTCGGCATGGTGAAGGGGCTCGAACTGGTCGATATTACCCGTCCGGATGAATGCTGTGGTTTTGGCGGCACTTTCTCCGTGTTCGAGGAAGCGACATCCGCCCGTATGGGGCAGGACAAGGCGCGGGATCAGGCGAAGTCCGGCGCGGAATATGTAACTTCTTCAGACAGTTCTTGCATGATGCACCAGGAAGGGTGCGCCAAGCGGCTCGGTCTGCCGACGAAATACATCCACATTTCGCAGATCCTGAACGGGGAACGGGTATGA
- a CDS encoding lactate utilization protein B: protein MPARGPEPQPRGAVIRGNHPIDQQEAARRFMAAPQHLAMHDQRLWDLRKKRDGQKEIIEEWEDLRQLASDIKTHTLTHLDTYLEQFEKNAIANGVKVHWAKDAAEHNSIVAEILRSKNAKSLIKSKSMLTEECGFREAMAHEGVTVVETDLGERIQQLDNENPSHVVVPAVHKLRTDVAEVFAKTLGSDPDNSDVSYLTEQQREHTRPLILKADAGMTGCNFAVAETGSVVVCTNEGNADLSANTTGLHIVSMGIEKIIPNLNSLAVFVRMLSRSALGSPITQYTSHFRGPRRGAEMHIVIVDNGRTDRLGLEKFWTSLKCIRCGACMNTCPVFRRSGGLSYGATYAGPIGLIIDPTFNRHKYSTLPFSSTMNGSCTNVCPVKINIHEQIADWRQVLAENHEIPAFKKSMMKAAGALLASPKLYRASLPMADSALRHLPRFVLYNKLNTWTRGREMPHVPKETFHQWYKRTRGVDGKKK from the coding sequence ATGCCGGCCCGTGGTCCTGAGCCGCAGCCTCGTGGCGCGGTCATTCGGGGCAATCATCCGATCGATCAGCAGGAAGCAGCGCGCCGTTTCATGGCAGCTCCCCAGCATCTGGCCATGCATGACCAGCGTCTGTGGGATCTGCGCAAAAAGCGCGATGGTCAGAAAGAGATCATCGAAGAGTGGGAAGATCTCCGCCAGCTTGCGTCCGACATCAAGACGCACACGCTGACGCATCTGGACACTTATCTCGAGCAGTTCGAGAAGAACGCCATTGCGAATGGCGTCAAGGTTCACTGGGCGAAGGATGCTGCCGAGCATAACAGCATCGTTGCGGAAATTCTGCGCTCCAAGAATGCCAAAAGCCTCATCAAGAGCAAATCCATGCTCACCGAGGAATGCGGCTTCCGTGAAGCGATGGCGCATGAAGGGGTCACGGTTGTCGAGACCGACCTTGGCGAGCGGATCCAGCAGCTTGATAATGAAAACCCCAGCCACGTCGTGGTGCCTGCGGTTCACAAGCTGCGGACGGACGTGGCAGAAGTGTTTGCAAAAACACTCGGCTCTGACCCGGACAATTCTGACGTCAGCTATCTGACCGAGCAGCAGCGCGAACATACGCGTCCGCTGATCCTGAAAGCAGATGCGGGTATGACGGGCTGCAACTTCGCGGTTGCGGAAACCGGTTCGGTTGTGGTCTGCACCAACGAAGGCAACGCGGATCTGTCAGCCAACACGACGGGCCTGCACATTGTCTCGATGGGCATCGAGAAGATCATCCCGAACCTGAACTCGCTGGCGGTGTTCGTCCGGATGCTGTCCCGCAGTGCTCTGGGCTCACCGATCACGCAGTACACGTCGCATTTCCGTGGCCCACGCCGCGGGGCTGAAATGCATATCGTGATCGTCGATAACGGCCGGACGGATCGTCTCGGGCTGGAGAAGTTCTGGACCTCCCTGAAATGTATCCGTTGCGGTGCGTGCATGAACACCTGTCCGGTGTTCCGTCGTTCCGGCGGTCTTAGCTATGGCGCGACTTATGCCGGTCCAATCGGGCTAATTATCGATCCGACCTTCAACCGCCATAAATATTCGACGCTGCCGTTCTCCTCGACCATGAACGGAAGCTGCACGAACGTCTGTCCGGTGAAGATCAACATTCACGAGCAGATTGCCGACTGGCGTCAGGTTCTGGCCGAGAATCACGAAATTCCGGCTTTCAAGAAGAGCATGATGAAAGCGGCAGGGGCCCTGCTGGCGTCACCGAAGCTGTATCGTGCGAGCCTGCCGATGGCCGACAGCGCCCTGCGTCATTTGCCGCGCTTCGTTCTGTATAACAAGCTGAACACCTGGACGCGTGGTCGTGAAATGCCGCATGTGCCAAAGGAAACATTCCATCAGTGGTATAAGCGTACCCGTGGCGTGGATGGGAAGAAGAAGTGA
- a CDS encoding LutC/YkgG family protein, whose protein sequence is MSSTDSRAAIFAAIRANRPKIQPPLPDVPLFDEKAPSDLVTAFSEMLVKMGGKVLDSQGQDPISALRAAVADKGIIATCVPELHGDASLQIRQILPDMDPHSLADVEIGVVRAAFGVAETGSLCLTDDELIVNTSGYLPQHLIVLLDPSQIVANLHNAYRRPELREHKYAVFQTGPSATADIEGVLIHGAQGVRSLRVLFCPKQG, encoded by the coding sequence ATGAGCAGCACAGACAGCCGCGCGGCGATTTTCGCCGCTATCCGGGCCAATCGTCCGAAAATTCAGCCTCCGCTGCCGGACGTGCCACTGTTCGATGAGAAAGCTCCATCCGATCTGGTGACGGCCTTTTCCGAAATGCTCGTGAAGATGGGCGGAAAAGTGCTTGATTCTCAGGGGCAGGATCCGATTTCCGCCCTTCGCGCCGCAGTGGCGGACAAGGGCATTATCGCTACCTGTGTGCCGGAACTGCATGGGGATGCATCTCTCCAGATCCGTCAGATTCTGCCGGACATGGACCCGCATTCTCTTGCCGATGTGGAAATCGGTGTTGTGCGTGCGGCTTTTGGCGTGGCCGAGACAGGTTCGCTCTGCCTCACGGATGACGAACTGATCGTCAATACGAGCGGTTATCTCCCGCAGCATCTGATTGTTCTGCTTGATCCTTCGCAGATCGTGGCCAACCTGCATAACGCTTACCGGCGTCCGGAATTGCGCGAACATAAATATGCGGTTTTCCAGACGGGGCCGTCTGCAACTGCGGACATTGAAGGTGTGCTGATCCACGGCGCGCAGGGTGTGCGGTCGCTGCGTGTTCTGTTCTGCCCAAAGCAGGGCTGA
- a CDS encoding YceI family protein — METATSETSTVNLPSTPLIKGFSIAIKNIHSVIHESRFLFMKRLLFVLLLFVPMLAHAATQNVILSAGNTTSRLHAKTLFMPVDGTFEKVVGALSYDPETQVCHIDLRMEVSSLKVGSALLRTAMLSGLMLDSDDHPSMRFAGDCQPKITNNKLETLLVGKLTMRGQTHPLTFKVKMHFSRNTLTEISSSATFDQRQWGLSTMLGTVQPLVQAETSIILK; from the coding sequence ATGGAAACAGCCACTTCTGAAACCTCAACAGTAAACTTGCCCTCCACACCATTAATTAAAGGCTTCTCGATTGCCATAAAAAATATCCATTCTGTCATACACGAATCAAGGTTCCTCTTTATGAAGCGCTTACTTTTTGTCTTACTGCTTTTCGTGCCAATGCTCGCTCACGCAGCGACCCAGAACGTAATACTGAGCGCTGGCAACACTACCTCCCGACTGCATGCAAAGACCCTTTTCATGCCTGTCGATGGCACCTTCGAGAAAGTCGTTGGAGCCCTTTCCTACGATCCCGAAACGCAGGTTTGTCACATCGATCTCAGAATGGAGGTCAGCTCCCTGAAGGTTGGCAGCGCGCTTCTACGCACAGCGATGCTATCCGGGCTTATGCTGGATAGTGATGACCATCCCTCCATGCGCTTCGCTGGTGACTGCCAGCCAAAAATCACCAATAACAAGCTGGAAACCTTGCTCGTGGGCAAACTCACCATGCGTGGACAGACGCATCCCCTTACATTCAAGGTCAAGATGCATTTTTCGCGTAACACACTGACTGAAATCAGCAGTTCCGCGACTTTCGACCAGCGCCAATGGGGCTTGAGCACAATGCTGGGTACGGTGCAGCCACTCGTTCAGGCCGAAACGAGCATCATACTGAAGTAA
- the dnaE gene encoding DNA polymerase III subunit alpha, giving the protein MPHADFVHLRVHSAYSLSQGAIRIPELVALARGMEMPAVAITDTGNLFGGLEFSQYCSGKGVQPIIGCQIGLPPRDDRPGTPSEPIVLLARNEEGLSNLQFLSSAGFLEGDTADPTVTLDMLCERSKGLFLLTGGTRGPLYQMLAEGQQEQAEAWLARLHEAFGDNLVVELNRLGLPIEEAVEPGVLALADRMRLPIVATNECFFPQPKMHEAHDALICIAQGRTMAEKDRWKVSPECWFKPPADMRKLFADLPDACDNTLAIAKSCAIKVETRKPLLPMCPKVREGQTEDETVRAMAREGLELRLAAISADEKTREVYKERLEFELDIISRMGFPGYFLIVADFIQWAKAHDIPVGPGRGSGAGSLVAYALTITDIDPLPFNLLFERFLNPERVSMPDFDIDFCQDRRDEVISYVRREYGGDRVAQIITFGKLQARAAVRDVGRVLGLPYGMVNRVAELIPNNPAKPTTLKDAIAGEPKLQEMRDTDEALRRLMEIGQQLEGLYRHASTHAAGVVIGDRKLVDLVPLYRDPKSDMLVTQFNMKYVEQAGLVKFDFLGLTTLTILQRGVRFLKGLGIEVDLAKIPLDDKLTYEMLSRGDTAGVFQFEGAGMRDVLKQMRPTRLEDLIAAVALYRPGPMANIPDYCRRKHGEAWEPPHEEIRDILEETYGIMVYQEQVMQIAQKMAGYSLGAADLLRRAMGKKIRAEMDKQREIFTEGATGRGIPKDKAVEVFDLMAKFADYGFNKSHAAAYALVSYQTAWMKANYPVSFLAACMSLARERTEKLAALRQEAERLGIRVLPPDINKSDADFKVEKQEDGTLAIRYALAAVKKVGFVAMQGLMEARGSKPFRDLADFSARVDPKNLNKMQLENLARAGAFDSMEPNRARVFSAIEMILKRAHARVQEMNSGQGGLFGGPAEPEPLHLSKEQDWPEFEKLSYEADAIGFHMTGHPLDSYKPVMRRLGVVPMSQLLPTAEGGITRVKIAGCVVDRKERPTRSGSKMAWLRLSDATGSCEVTLFSEVLGRVRDILVAGRAVLVTADLKLEGEAMRITASDLVELEDVASQTGGEMRIWLEDAEAVSDIQAVLSRQQGGKGRVVLLPRISDTQELEVRLRTGYRLSPVVGQALKMISGITAIEIR; this is encoded by the coding sequence ATGCCTCACGCCGATTTCGTCCATCTCCGCGTTCATTCCGCCTATTCCCTCAGCCAGGGTGCCATCCGCATTCCCGAACTGGTTGCGCTGGCACGAGGCATGGAGATGCCCGCCGTCGCTATTACCGACACAGGCAATCTTTTCGGTGGGCTGGAATTCTCGCAATACTGCTCGGGAAAAGGCGTTCAGCCGATCATTGGTTGCCAGATTGGCTTGCCACCGCGTGATGATCGGCCCGGCACACCATCGGAACCGATAGTCTTGCTGGCGCGTAACGAGGAGGGGCTATCGAACCTTCAGTTCCTGTCCTCCGCAGGGTTTCTTGAAGGCGACACGGCGGATCCCACCGTTACGCTCGATATGCTGTGTGAGCGGAGTAAGGGACTTTTCCTGCTGACAGGCGGCACGCGCGGTCCGCTCTATCAGATGCTGGCGGAAGGACAGCAGGAGCAGGCTGAAGCATGGCTGGCGCGACTGCATGAAGCGTTTGGCGACAATCTCGTTGTGGAGCTCAATCGGCTCGGTCTTCCGATAGAGGAAGCCGTCGAGCCCGGTGTGCTGGCGCTTGCTGACCGAATGCGCTTGCCGATTGTGGCGACCAATGAGTGCTTCTTCCCGCAGCCGAAGATGCATGAGGCGCATGATGCGTTGATCTGCATCGCGCAGGGGCGAACCATGGCGGAGAAAGATCGCTGGAAAGTCTCGCCGGAATGCTGGTTCAAGCCGCCGGCTGACATGCGTAAGCTGTTCGCTGATCTGCCGGACGCCTGTGACAACACGCTGGCGATTGCGAAAAGCTGTGCCATCAAGGTCGAAACCCGCAAGCCGCTGCTGCCGATGTGTCCGAAGGTGCGCGAGGGCCAGACCGAAGACGAAACCGTTCGCGCCATGGCACGAGAAGGGCTGGAGCTTCGTCTGGCCGCCATCAGTGCCGATGAGAAAACGCGTGAGGTTTACAAGGAACGGCTTGAGTTTGAGCTCGACATCATCTCCCGTATGGGATTTCCGGGCTACTTCCTGATCGTTGCTGACTTCATCCAGTGGGCGAAAGCCCATGATATTCCGGTGGGGCCGGGGCGTGGTTCCGGCGCAGGCTCGCTGGTGGCCTATGCCCTTACCATCACCGACATCGACCCGCTTCCGTTCAACCTGCTGTTCGAGCGCTTCCTGAACCCGGAACGTGTCTCGATGCCTGACTTCGATATCGATTTCTGTCAGGACCGCCGCGATGAAGTGATTTCCTACGTTCGCCGTGAATATGGTGGCGATCGCGTGGCACAGATCATCACCTTCGGAAAGTTGCAGGCCCGCGCTGCGGTTCGTGACGTTGGGCGTGTGCTTGGTCTCCCATACGGCATGGTCAACCGTGTCGCGGAACTGATCCCCAACAATCCCGCCAAGCCGACTACCCTGAAGGACGCCATCGCCGGCGAGCCGAAACTTCAGGAAATGCGTGATACTGACGAGGCTTTGCGTCGTCTGATGGAAATCGGGCAGCAGCTGGAAGGGCTGTACCGTCACGCCTCGACCCATGCTGCCGGCGTGGTGATCGGTGATCGTAAACTTGTCGATCTTGTCCCGCTTTATCGCGATCCGAAGAGCGACATGCTCGTCACGCAGTTCAACATGAAATATGTCGAGCAGGCAGGACTGGTGAAGTTCGACTTCCTCGGCCTGACCACGCTCACCATTCTCCAGCGTGGTGTGCGGTTCCTGAAAGGCCTCGGCATCGAGGTCGATCTTGCGAAAATCCCGCTCGACGACAAGCTGACTTACGAAATGCTGTCACGCGGCGATACCGCCGGCGTGTTCCAGTTCGAAGGCGCGGGCATGAGGGATGTCCTCAAGCAGATGCGCCCGACCCGACTGGAAGACCTGATCGCCGCCGTGGCGCTTTATCGTCCGGGTCCGATGGCCAATATCCCCGATTACTGTCGGCGTAAGCACGGCGAGGCATGGGAGCCGCCGCACGAGGAAATCCGCGATATCCTGGAAGAGACCTATGGCATCATGGTCTATCAGGAACAGGTCATGCAGATCGCCCAGAAAATGGCGGGTTACAGTCTCGGCGCCGCTGACCTTCTGCGTCGTGCGATGGGTAAGAAGATCCGCGCCGAAATGGACAAGCAGCGCGAGATCTTCACCGAAGGTGCTACGGGGCGCGGTATTCCGAAGGACAAGGCCGTCGAAGTCTTCGACCTGATGGCGAAGTTCGCTGACTATGGCTTCAATAAATCCCATGCCGCTGCCTACGCTCTGGTGTCGTATCAGACAGCATGGATGAAGGCGAACTACCCCGTGTCGTTCCTCGCCGCCTGTATGTCGCTGGCGCGGGAGCGGACGGAAAAACTGGCCGCTTTGCGTCAGGAAGCGGAGCGTCTCGGCATCCGTGTGTTGCCGCCCGATATCAACAAATCCGATGCCGACTTCAAGGTTGAGAAGCAGGAGGACGGTACCCTCGCCATTCGTTATGCGCTGGCGGCGGTGAAGAAGGTCGGCTTTGTCGCCATGCAAGGTTTGATGGAAGCGCGTGGCAGCAAGCCGTTCCGTGATCTGGCTGATTTTTCTGCCCGCGTGGACCCGAAGAACCTGAACAAGATGCAGCTCGAAAACCTCGCACGCGCTGGGGCTTTCGACTCAATGGAGCCAAATCGGGCGCGCGTGTTCAGCGCTATCGAAATGATCCTCAAACGTGCTCATGCCCGCGTGCAGGAAATGAACAGCGGGCAGGGGGGATTGTTTGGCGGTCCTGCCGAACCGGAACCCTTGCATCTGTCGAAGGAGCAGGACTGGCCCGAGTTTGAGAAGCTGTCGTACGAAGCAGATGCGATCGGCTTTCATATGACCGGTCATCCGCTCGATTCCTATAAACCGGTCATGCGGCGGCTGGGTGTTGTGCCCATGTCCCAGCTCCTGCCAACAGCAGAAGGTGGCATCACACGGGTCAAGATTGCGGGGTGTGTTGTGGACCGCAAGGAGCGCCCAACCCGGAGCGGTAGCAAGATGGCCTGGTTGCGGCTTTCAGACGCAACCGGAAGTTGTGAGGTGACACTGTTCTCAGAGGTGCTTGGACGCGTCAGGGATATTCTGGTGGCAGGCCGCGCCGTGCTTGTGACGGCTGATCTGAAGCTGGAAGGCGAGGCGATGCGCATTACGGCTTCCGATCTTGTGGAACTGGAGGATGTTGCCTCCCAGACCGGTGGAGAAATGCGAATCTGGCTTGAGGATGCTGAGGCTGTCAGTGATATCCAGGCGGTCCTGTCCCGACAGCAGGGTGGCAAAGGCCGGGTTGTGCTGCTTCCCCGTATTTCGGATACGCAGGAACTGGAAGTTCGTCTGCGCACCGGTTACCGGCTGAGCCCGGTTGTGGGACAGGCTCTGAAGATGATTTCTGGTATAACGGCAATCGAGATAAGGTGA
- a CDS encoding aromatic ring-hydroxylating oxygenase subunit alpha, translating to MLTQQESRENQAAEVQGDAEQRAATVTSELYHRTGPDLRRVGLNPDFWYPVAWSKKVKSGKAFATRFAGDPIVIVRPDDGSPIYALEDRCAHRQVPLSKGTVDGDVVRCCYHGWSFDRKGSCVTVPYLNKPGVGRGVKTYPCQERSGLIFIFPGDPELAKTVPVPVPCQADNPEFKTRHFDPLVNCHYSFMHENLMDMNHQFLHRKQMGQITARFMGQSKGENFVEASYSFARKGGDQPLAERLIFGKHDRNIDVKDQPVDEIVTIRTTYPYQTLQIRDKDGDLVMDLWVAYVPLGKDETATQSYGLLSVKRPKWKFLLDLAWPVLGIFTNRIFMEDKEIVEMEQQAWKELGGDHNVEVFPVVRNLRELLIRSGVPLQAES from the coding sequence ATGTTGACGCAGCAGGAAAGCCGGGAAAATCAGGCGGCCGAGGTGCAGGGTGACGCGGAGCAGAGAGCTGCTACAGTCACGAGTGAGCTTTACCACCGCACCGGTCCTGATCTGCGTCGTGTCGGCCTCAACCCTGACTTCTGGTATCCGGTGGCCTGGTCCAAAAAGGTCAAGTCCGGCAAAGCGTTTGCAACACGCTTCGCTGGTGATCCGATTGTGATCGTCCGTCCTGACGACGGCTCTCCCATCTATGCGCTTGAGGATCGTTGCGCCCATCGGCAGGTTCCTCTCAGCAAGGGAACAGTGGATGGCGATGTCGTGCGCTGCTGTTATCATGGCTGGTCATTTGACCGGAAAGGCTCCTGTGTCACGGTGCCTTATCTTAACAAGCCGGGCGTTGGACGGGGCGTAAAGACGTATCCCTGTCAGGAACGCAGCGGTCTGATCTTTATTTTCCCCGGTGATCCTGAGTTGGCCAAGACCGTTCCGGTTCCGGTGCCCTGTCAGGCTGACAATCCTGAATTCAAGACGCGGCACTTCGATCCACTGGTGAACTGCCATTATTCCTTCATGCATGAGAACCTGATGGATATGAATCATCAGTTCCTGCATCGGAAACAGATGGGGCAGATCACGGCCCGCTTTATGGGGCAGAGCAAAGGCGAGAACTTTGTCGAGGCCAGCTACAGCTTCGCCCGGAAGGGTGGAGATCAGCCGCTGGCCGAGCGCCTCATCTTCGGCAAGCATGACAGGAATATTGATGTCAAAGACCAGCCGGTCGATGAAATCGTCACCATCCGCACAACCTATCCTTACCAGACGTTGCAGATCAGGGATAAGGACGGCGACCTCGTCATGGATCTCTGGGTTGCGTACGTCCCGCTCGGCAAGGACGAGACGGCAACGCAAAGTTACGGTCTGCTCTCGGTGAAACGTCCGAAATGGAAGTTCCTGCTCGATCTGGCGTGGCCGGTTCTGGGCATCTTCACCAACCGAATCTTCATGGAAGACAAGGAGATTGTGGAGATGGAGCAGCAGGCCTGGAAAGAACTCGGCGGCGACCACAATGTGGAAGTCTTCCCGGTCGTGCGCAACCTGAGAGAGCTGCTGATCCGTTCTGGCGTCCCGCTGCAGGCAGAAAGCTGA
- the rpsB gene encoding 30S ribosomal protein S2 has product MAMPDFTLRQLLEAGVHFGHHTRRWNPRMAPYLFGVRNQVHIIDLQQTVVLLDRALKVIRDTVASGGRVLFVGTKRAASDQVAEAAQRCGQYYVNHRWLGGMLTNWKTITGSIKRLRQIEDMLGGETQGLTKKEILDITRDKEKLERSLGGIKEMGGLPDILFVIDTTKEKLAIEEANKLGIPVVAVLDSNSNPEGVTYPIPGNDDAIRAIELYCNLVSSAVLDGISAEMTASGRDFGAAEELPVAEAVAVEETAEAPAAAPAEAG; this is encoded by the coding sequence ATGGCGATGCCTGATTTCACACTGCGTCAGCTCCTTGAGGCTGGCGTCCACTTTGGTCACCACACCCGCCGCTGGAACCCGCGCATGGCGCCGTACCTGTTCGGTGTGCGTAACCAGGTTCACATCATCGACCTGCAGCAGACGGTTGTTCTGCTTGACCGCGCGCTGAAGGTCATCCGTGACACAGTCGCAAGCGGTGGCCGTGTTCTGTTCGTCGGCACCAAGCGCGCAGCGTCCGATCAGGTTGCTGAAGCCGCTCAGCGTTGCGGTCAGTACTACGTCAACCATCGCTGGCTCGGCGGCATGCTGACCAACTGGAAGACCATCACGGGCTCCATCAAGCGTCTGCGCCAGATCGAAGACATGCTGGGCGGTGAGACGCAGGGTCTGACGAAAAAGGAAATCCTCGACATCACCCGTGACAAGGAGAAGCTTGAGCGCTCCCTCGGTGGTATCAAGGAAATGGGCGGCCTGCCTGACATCCTGTTCGTCATCGACACAACGAAAGAGAAGCTGGCGATCGAAGAAGCCAACAAGCTTGGCATTCCTGTCGTCGCCGTTCTCGACAGCAACTCGAACCCAGAGGGCGTGACCTACCCGATCCCGGGTAACGATGACGCCATCCGTGCAATCGAGCTGTATTGCAACCTCGTTTCCAGCGCTGTTCTCGACGGTATCTCCGCCGAGATGACCGCTTCGGGTCGCGACTTTGGCGCAGCTGAAGAGCTGCCTGTTGCCGAGGCTGTCGCTGTTGAGGAAACAGCTGAAGCTCCGGCTGCGGCCCCTGCTGAAGCAGGTTGA